A genomic window from Acidobacteriota bacterium includes:
- a CDS encoding EamA family transporter, giving the protein MRNYFLPIILAVGGGILYHVAQKTVPKDANPIFALIIAYLSSLLVVTVCFFIFNPHQPILPELKNLHWAMVGIGIGAAAIEIGFLFAYRAGWRINSTNLYVNIAITLILIPIGLLWFRESLSRWNVTGIILCILGLILLSKR; this is encoded by the coding sequence ATGCGAAATTATTTTCTTCCGATAATCCTGGCGGTAGGGGGTGGAATCCTCTATCACGTCGCGCAAAAAACCGTACCAAAAGATGCGAACCCGATTTTTGCTTTAATCATCGCCTATCTATCGAGTCTTCTGGTAGTCACGGTCTGCTTTTTCATCTTCAACCCCCATCAACCGATTTTACCTGAATTAAAAAATCTACATTGGGCAATGGTGGGGATTGGCATCGGAGCGGCGGCAATTGAAATCGGTTTTTTATTCGCCTATCGCGCGGGTTGGCGAATCAATTCAACCAATCTTTATGTCAACATTGCGATAACCTTGATTTTGATTCCGATTGGTCTGCTATGGTTTAGAGAATCGCTGTCACGCTGGAATGTTACAGGTATCATCTTGTGTATACTTGGGTTGATTTTACTTTCAAAACGGTAA
- the rlmN gene encoding 23S rRNA (adenine(2503)-C(2))-methyltransferase RlmN — protein sequence MITIQKAPVELCGMTEDELQAFLISLDEKPFRGRQIYSAIYHRRITEFDSITELPKTLRLILKNKAVITRTQIENIFTSSDGTRRYLLKLADGQEVESVFMPEEFRDTICISSQVGCPLACDFCMTGVLGLKRNMTAGEIVSQITLVLNEVYGEGNLPPHGTNIVMMGMGEPFLNYENVMQAIRLFTDAAGLGIAPRRITVSTAGIVPRIYDFAKEEIRPRLAISLSAPNDEIRNQLFPINRKYPLSELMAACRNYPLDERERLTFEYVMLKNINDSDKDAHALVRLLANIKAKVNLIPHNPAPELPYLSSPMERILEFQKILVAAGLPAFIRRPRGQDISAACGQLAARHQASG from the coding sequence ATGATTACAATTCAAAAAGCACCGGTCGAATTGTGTGGGATGACCGAAGATGAGTTGCAGGCATTTTTAATTTCACTTGATGAGAAGCCCTTTCGCGGAAGACAAATCTATTCGGCAATCTATCACCGGCGAATTACCGAATTTGATTCGATAACTGAACTCCCTAAAACCCTCAGACTAATCCTGAAAAATAAAGCCGTAATCACGCGCACCCAAATTGAGAATATCTTTACATCCAGCGATGGAACCCGACGTTACTTATTAAAACTCGCAGACGGGCAGGAGGTTGAATCGGTTTTTATGCCCGAAGAATTCCGCGACACCATCTGTATTTCCAGTCAGGTCGGTTGCCCGCTCGCCTGTGATTTTTGTATGACCGGGGTGTTGGGGTTAAAGCGCAATATGACTGCCGGTGAAATCGTTTCGCAAATCACCCTGGTTTTGAATGAGGTTTACGGCGAAGGCAACCTTCCGCCACATGGAACCAACATTGTAATGATGGGGATGGGCGAGCCGTTTTTGAATTATGAGAATGTGATGCAGGCGATTCGGTTATTTACCGATGCCGCAGGATTGGGCATCGCGCCGCGCCGAATCACGGTTTCGACGGCGGGTATCGTGCCGCGCATTTATGATTTTGCCAAAGAAGAAATCCGACCGAGGTTGGCGATTTCGCTTTCCGCTCCCAATGACGAAATTAGAAATCAACTGTTTCCTATTAACCGGAAATATCCATTGAGTGAATTAATGGCAGCGTGTCGCAACTACCCGCTTGATGAACGCGAACGATTAACCTTTGAATATGTAATGCTGAAAAATATTAACGATAGCGATAAGGATGCACACGCATTGGTTCGCCTGTTAGCCAATATCAAAGCCAAAGTGAATTTAATTCCGCATAACCCCGCGCCGGAACTTCCTTATCTCTCTTCACCGATGGAACGGATTTTAGAATTTCAAAAAATATTGGTAGCCGCAGGTTTACCTGCGTTTATTCGTCGCCCTCGCGGTCAGGATATTTCAGCGGCATGTGGGCAGCTTGCCGCCCGTCATCAGGCGAGCGGTTGA